GTCTGGTTGGTTGGTTCTGCTACGCCCGGACCCATGGAAAACTAGCACATCTGAAAGCTTACTTCACCTCTACTTTTGGTTCGGTGAATTAGTATATGGTATGTTGATACAGTCTTGATTTCTACATGGCAGAGGCAGGTGTTCAGTGAACTCATGGCGCATGATGAAGCTGTGGCTGCCCAGAAGACTGGAAAATCAGGTTCACCTCCTAAGGTAAGAATCGCTCATTTACAAGTACCCGCTGACCACTGAGATACTGCCTTCAAAGAAAGGAAGCTCTGATTTAATACAACTTGCTGACTGCTGAGAAATCGCCCGaccttctatggcacgatctttcTGGAAATTAGTTGTATGATTTATTATAAGAAATTCATTGCCAACACAAATATATACAATTTTAAAAATTCCGTCAATGCAGCAAAGAACATCACTGGTATTACTGGCCTTCAAAAATTAATATGCAGTGTTGTTGCCTCGTTGGTCTGTCAATACAACTCACCGCAAAAaaaagaaggggggggggggtgcttgggAAATTTCATGTGACAAATGGCTGATGGATCACCATCATTTGCAGGATCAACCAGCTCCCAGTCCATATCCTGATTGGTCGGCCATGCAGGTTGAGTGTTTTCCCGTTCTCTTACTGTCCCCACTTCCCAAAGACTGTATGACACAGTAATTTAAGCAGTAACATCAAACCTTTACAGGCATACTACGGTTCTGGTGTCATGCCACCGGCATATTTTGCCCCAGCCATAGCTGCGGGTCATCCACCTCCACCGTATATGTGGGGTCCTCAGGTATTTGGTTTTTTATCTCTCTGTACAGTGGTGTTTCTTCATGCACTGTATTGAATCCAAGTTCCTTCTCTTCATCTTTGCAGCATATGATGCCACCCCCTTTTGGAACGCCATATGCAATGTACCCACATGGTGGAGCTTACCCGCACCCGCTTGTGCCCATGGTAAACATCAGATTGCCCTGTGCTTCTTTGCACTTTGCTTAAATAAAACTCAATGTTTGAAGCTTCAGACATTTATGCACTTTTTGTGAAAAAGAAGACAAAATATATGTTGTTATCACCATCTGGAGCAGTAGTATTGTGGTTTGAAGGACACAAGGATAGTAGAGTTCCATTATGTTGGCTGAGTCTCAATTAAAATATGTTCCAGCACACTGCAATTTTGGAGCAACCTAACATAGAAGATCTGTGTTAGGAAAGATGTTGCTACACTGCAATTTCAGAACAATCAAATGGTAAATGGGTCCTTTTAATGTTCCTTTCGGTGTGCTGTAATTCACCGCCGGCTGAATAGAAGATCGTTGTTAGGAAAGATATATATGGTGTAGCTTGCTTATCAGAAGAAAAGATCTATAGTGTGAATCTGTATTCTATATTTCTATAACTTTTATGCAATATCAGATTCATACTCATTTGTAATGACCTATCGTGCCCTTTGACCATACTCATTTCCATAGTTATACTATTTTACTTCCAgcatctgaacctattatgctgaTATCTTCCTTGAACACACTTCTAAGTTTCTCGTTCGGATTATTTCTGTTCATCTGATTTTTGTCTTGATGCTTTCAAGATGGCAAGTCCATTGAGCGTGGAGCCAGCCAAATCTGCAAACAGTAAGGATAAAAGTTCCAATAAGAAACTTAAGGAAATTGATGGGTCTGCAGTATCTACCGGCAGTGGTAACAGTAAAAAAACATCATCCAGGTATTTacatgtttttcttctgtttctggAATCAAGTATTCCTGTCCTCTTCTGGTAAACTGACGCTATGCTCTTCTGATGGTCAATTCAGTGGGGATTATAGTGGAGAAGGCTCCAGTGATGTTAATGATCTGAAGGTACCAATTTGGATGTGTGGTTATACATGTATTGTGTTTAGTGTCTGGACAATCCTGATTTAGGCTAAAACTTTACATGTTCAGGTGAGCGGGACTCCTAGGAAACGGAGCTTGGATGGTGGATTTGGTATTTCACTTTTCTATTGACTTGTTTAATTTTCAGAGGTTCTAGTATTAGTACCTACTTTTATTAGTCATCCTGCTGCATTAGCCATCTTGCATTGTAACACTTCTCTTATGGTTTTTTTTTGGTAGGCAAACTTGCATCTTTTTTCCTTTGCTTGGAAAATAGATACACTTGCTTCTTTGAGTCGCTTCATAGCTGTAATCAAGTCCTATCCTAAGTTTCACTGTTGGCAAGAAAGTGGCTAATACCTTAAACCTTTCTCCAGACGCAGAAGCAACCGCGGCAGCAAGGAATAAAGATGTTGTAGCTTCTAGTCCTATAATTCGAAATGGCGCAATTTTGTCAAATCAGTGCTTTCCAGCTCCAGTCATTAAACCCAGTGTTACGAATGTTGCTAATTCAAGGGCAATAGGCACACCAGTGTCTCCATTGCCAGGTGTTATGGGTCCAATTCATACCGGAATATCAACTGAATTATCATCTAAGGTACATTCCATCTATTGTTTGTTTAGATCTGATAGAAAATCTGGATTATGACTGTTTTTTTTCACACAACAACCCAATTCCTAGCGTTTTTTGTTAGGTCATTATTATTGTTACGCCAACAGTATGTGCTACACCATTTCTGCTTCAGGGAATGactttttttttttggaatttcTCCATGCCAGGATGAGAGGGAAGTAAAGCGTGAAAAGAGAAAGCAATCAAATAGGGAATCTGCTAGACGGTCGAGGCTGAGAAAGCAGGTATATTGTGTTGGCCTCGTTTTCCTATTAACTCATAGGCTCTCTTGTATGTACTCTTTGATGAATGTGTTGCAATGTAGCAATATCCAATCCTCGAAAAGGGAAAGCAGTATCTGGAAACATGGACATGAAGCCAAATTGAATTTTCTCCCATATATGATTTACAAACTATTATTTGCATCTTAGTACAGTGATACTGGGACGCAGTACTGCATTTGATAGTGTCCTTTTGGTGCAGGCTGAGACAGAGGAATTGGCCACACAAGTAGAATCGCTTACAGCTGAGAACACGTCTCTAAAATCTGAAATCGGCAAGCTAACGAAAAGCTCCGAGAAGCTCAGAATAgagaattctgctctagtggtatgGAACTTTTGTTTTCAGTGATAACTGGTCTATCTTTACCATGTTCCTTAGTTTGTCCGCCGGTGTTTGAATCTGCCTTTCTCTAACGGAAGAACACATCGTATCTCAGATGAAACTTAAGGGCACCGCAGCACCGACCAGCGCAGAAATGCCTCTGGACAAATCAGCAGTTGCTGCACCCTCCTCCTCTCCTCGTGTCGTGGAGAATTTCTTGTCGATGATCGACGACACAAGCAAGTCAGGTGTAAAAAACCACATGGAGCACAGCGAGCCCAAGCTCCGCCAGCTCCTCGGCTCCAGCGCGACAACGGATGTCGTGGCTGCAAACTGATTGATCAGCCTCTCTCTGGCGCAGACTAATACCTTGCATGTGGCCTGGGGTTTCAGCAAGCTCATGCTGCTCACATAACATCGGCGTGACAGTGTAGGTATTTTTATTTGGCGAGTATATTCAGGAACTCCGGCGGTCATATCTACTCCGTGTTCCGGTTCCTGACGGCTACTGTACTTTAGGCACTGATGCTGAAGTCTCATTGTGTCCATGTTTTCACTGTAATTTTATTGAGCAGTGTTGTAATATAGGGGCGTTGCGCTTCATGCCAACCTTTCTAAAAACCTTTTGAGACCTCTGAACGTGTGGTGCCATATAAACTAAAACTGTGAAGACAGTATATGCAAGAGGTTGTGTGAACATATACCGAAATTAAGTGTTTAACTTGGACCCATGTGTGTTGTTGCAATTTGTGCACTTCGTTTTTTGAGGAATCACTGCATAGGCATGCTGGCACAAGGTACATCTGCCAAGAATCGGTGTCAACCTTGCTGTTCAGTTTCCTTAACCGATGACACCGTAAAGTCGTCTATGATATTGGGTTCTTTAACCGATGACACTGTAAAGTTGTCTATGATATTCCTGATCATGATGGAGCTATGCTGGTCAATATGGGGGAAGACTGTTGCATTCCCGGCTTCCCAAATCTTTCAGAGGACAAGGCGCCACCACATCTTTCAGAGGGCAAGGCGCCCCATTTCGTGATGCTGGCATCGGAGTCAATGATATGCTTGTGAAGTTGTAATGAAGGTTGAGCCAACTGTCGACCTTGTTGGGAACCTCCCGAATATTATCATTACGGCTCGGTTAAGGAGATCATAATGACCCCATTGAATCAAGAATCCGGCAACAAAGACGACATGGACTGCAAGTCTGCAACTCCAAACACACAACATGGGATGGGCGATTACGTATGTTAGAAATTACACCGTTTCTCACCATAGATGAGACTAGTATGGTAGGTTCAATGGAGTGTGAGGGTAGGTTGTCTTCTTTTTTTTTACAGGAACTAGCAAAACGGCCCGTGCGTTGTaatgggaaaaaaaatcataatcttcaatggccatgaccatattttgctgcatccccgagatacactatcactctcattgtcgtgaaatcgtgaacaatttttgaaaatcatgaacattttttaaactcgtGAGCATAtctgaaattatgaacatttttcaaattcttgaacatttttacagatttcgaacattttctaaaatcataAAGATTTTATActgtttgcaaaaaaataaaaaatgttaaAAAATTTGAAACATTTTTCTTGAATAGGCGAACATTTGTAGAATCAACGAACATATCTTTGGAAATTggtggaattttttttgaaattcacgGACATTTTTTAAAATGCATGATAATTTTTTGAATCAGCAGACATTTTCTGAATCAATAATCTATTTTGTAAGTCACGAAcagtttttgaattcatgaacattttttgtattggcgaaattttgttcaatttcattaacattttttaatacacaaacttttttaaaaaatcatgaacattttttgatttcccAAACATTAGTTTTCAAAATTGCTGACATCattttagtatgaaatatttttTGAGAAATAGTGAACATTTTCTGAATCCACAAACATTTGTGAATTATTAAATATTTTATTGCAAAATTAGCATTTTTTATTTTTCGGAATTGTTTTGAAGTCACAAATTATTTAAATTGtaaaaaacaaagacaaaaaagGAAAACGAAATATTAAAAACAAGCCACTCGGACATGGGCTGGCCCAAACAGGCGCGATGTGTCTTCTCCCAGCACGCAGAGCGCGGTATGGAAGGTTCCTACTGCATGGGCCAGCCTAGCCCCTTTATTATTAATTATTAGGTATAGATATAAGATGTTATTCACAGATAATTGACATATCATTTTACAAATAATTGAGAAATAAAGTCAGGAATCAAACTCTCCGAAATATCAGAGGATCTATTTGTATAAGAACAACTAGCTAGAGCATCCTATAATGTGTTTGCTTCTCGATAGCAATGGATGCATCGGATAGTGAGGATAGGTTGTCTTAGTTGTGGGACTTGTTGGTTTTATGATATTTGGTACGACGGAATTGTGCCTCTTGGGTTGTCTGGTGgcatttgatacgtccattttgcatcatgcttttatatcgatatttattgcattatggactgttattacacataatgtcacaatacttatgtctattctcccttattttacaaggtttacataaagagggagaatgccggcagctgggattctgggctggaaaaggagcaaatattagagacctatttttcacagctccaaaagtcctgaaacttcacggaagtcatttttagaatatataaaaaataccgagcgcaagaagttccagaggggggccacaccctgggcacgagggtgggggcgcgccctacccccctaggcgcgcccctgcctcgtgggccccccggtggcccttcgatgcccatcttctgctatatggagtctttcgatgggaaaaaatcataagcaagctttcgggacgagactccgctgccatgaggcggaaccttggcggaatcaatctagggctccggcggagctgttctgccggagacacttccctccgggaggggaaaagcatcgccatcgtcatcaccaacgatcctctcatcgggagggggtcaatctccatcaacatcttcaccagcaccatctcctctcaaaccctagttcatctcttgtatccaattcttgtctccaagtctgggattggtacctgtgggttgctagtagtgttgattactccttgtagttgatgctagttggtttatctggtggaagatcatatgttcatatcctatatgcatattaatacccctcttattatgaacatgaatatgctttgtgagtagttacgtttgctcctgaggacatgggagaagtcttgctattagtagtcatgtgaatttggtattcgttcgatattttgatgagacgtatgttgtctctcctctagtggtgttatgtgaacgtcgactacatgacacttcaccattatttgggcctagaggaaggcattgggaagtaataagtagatgatgggttgctagagtgacagaagcttaaaccctagtttatgcgttgcttcgtaagggactgatttggatccacatgtttcattctatggttaggtttgccttaatacttttgttgtagttacggatgcttgcaatataggttaatcataagtgggatgcttgtctaagtaaggacaacacccaagcaccg
The sequence above is a segment of the Triticum dicoccoides isolate Atlit2015 ecotype Zavitan chromosome 1A, WEW_v2.0, whole genome shotgun sequence genome. Coding sequences within it:
- the LOC119292849 gene encoding common plant regulatory factor 1-like, with amino-acid sequence MAHDEAVAAQKTGKSGSPPKDQPAPSPYPDWSAMQAYYGSGVMPPAYFAPAIAAGHPPPPYMWGPQHMMPPPFGTPYAMYPHGGAYPHPLVPMMASPLSVEPAKSANSKDKSSNKKLKEIDGSAVSTGSGNSKKTSSSGDYSGEGSSDVNDLKVSGTPRKRSLDGGFDAEATAAARNKDVVASSPIIRNGAILSNQCFPAPVIKPSVTNVANSRAIGTPVSPLPGVMGPIHTGISTELSSKDEREVKREKRKQSNRESARRSRLRKQAETEELATQVESLTAENTSLKSEIGKLTKSSEKLRIENSALVMKLKGTAAPTSAEMPLDKSAVAAPSSSPRVVENFLSMIDDTSKSGVKNHMEHSEPKLRQLLGSSATTDVVAAN